The genomic stretch TCAAGGTCGAGGTCCGGCCCATGCTGCTGATCAAGGCGCGGGTGGACGGTCCGGAGGGGCCGGTGGAAGGCCAGGTCTTTTTGCAGAACGCGGAGACCATCCGCGTGGTCCGCGCGGACGGCTCGCCCGTGAGCGTCGTCACGCTCAAGGAAGGCGACGAGATTCTCTGCCGCACGGACGCGGCGGGCCGCCATTTCGGCATGCGCATCAAAGAGGACATCAAGGAAGGCTAGCCATGACCAAAAGCAGGGAACAAGATGACATCAGCGGTTGGCGAGGCGGCCAGGGCAAAGCCGGCGACGCGGGCGGGCTCGGCGGGCTGCGCGAGCGCATCGACTCCATCGACGAGAGCATTCTCGAGCTGCTCAACCAGCGGGCCGAGATCAGCCTCGAGGTCGGCCGCTGCAAGGCGGGATCGGACGACCCGATCTTCAAGCCGAGCCGGGAGAAAGCCGTGATCACGAGGCTTCAGGTGCTCAACCCCGGCCCGCTGCCGGACCGCCACCTCTACAACATATACCGCGAGATCATGTCCTCGTCGCGCCGTCTCCAGCGTCCGGAGCGCGTGCTCTACCTCGGACCGGAGGGTACTTTTTCCTATTTCGCGGGCATCGAGTACATGGGCCACCTCGCGGAACTGAACCCCAAGCCGAACCTGGAAGAGATCTTCCGGGCCGTGGCCGAGGGGGAGGCCGAGATGGGCATCGTTCCGCTGGAGAACTCGCTCCAGGGCACCGTGGGCCAGACCGTGGACCTGTTCATGCGCTACCAGGTCTCCATCCAGTCCGAACTCTACTCGCGCATCAGCCATGCGCTGCTTTCCAAGTCGCGCACGCTTTCCGGCGTCGCCAACGTGTATTCGCACTCGAATCCGCTGGGGCAGTGCGGCGACTGGCTCCAGGCCAACCTTCCGGACGCGCCGCGCCTGCCCATGTCCAGCACGGCCGCGGCGGCCCGTCTCTGCCAGACGGACGAAAGCGCTGCCGTGGTGGGCCATGTCCGGCTGGCGGAAATGTTCGGGCTGAACATCCTGGCGCAGCACATCGAGGATCTGCCGGACAACTGGACCCGTTTCTTCATCATCGGCTCGCGGGCCTGCCAGGAGCAGCACCGGGACAAGACGTCGATTCTCTTCACCACGCCGGACAAGCCGGGCGCGCTGGCCAAGGCGCTGGAAATCTTCTCCCGCCGCAGCGTGAACCTGAGCAAGCTGGAATCGCGTCCGTTCCGGGGCGAGCGCTGGAAATACGTGTTCTTCGCGGACCTGGACTGCGACCTCACGGACCCGGCCTTCGACCCGCTGATCCGCGAGCTGCGCGATCATTGCCACACCTTGCGCCTGCTCGGTTCCTACCCTGCCGGGCCGCATCTGGAGGGCGTCTAGCATGGAGGGGAATATGGAAATCGTCACGGTTACGGCTCCGGCCTCCAAGTCCCTTTCGCACCGCGCGCTCATCGCGGCGGCGCTTTCCAGGGGCGAGAGCGTCGTGGAGCA from Paucidesulfovibrio longus DSM 6739 encodes the following:
- the pheA gene encoding prephenate dehydratase, producing MTKSREQDDISGWRGGQGKAGDAGGLGGLRERIDSIDESILELLNQRAEISLEVGRCKAGSDDPIFKPSREKAVITRLQVLNPGPLPDRHLYNIYREIMSSSRRLQRPERVLYLGPEGTFSYFAGIEYMGHLAELNPKPNLEEIFRAVAEGEAEMGIVPLENSLQGTVGQTVDLFMRYQVSIQSELYSRISHALLSKSRTLSGVANVYSHSNPLGQCGDWLQANLPDAPRLPMSSTAAAARLCQTDESAAVVGHVRLAEMFGLNILAQHIEDLPDNWTRFFIIGSRACQEQHRDKTSILFTTPDKPGALAKALEIFSRRSVNLSKLESRPFRGERWKYVFFADLDCDLTDPAFDPLIRELRDHCHTLRLLGSYPAGPHLEGV